In Microscilla marina ATCC 23134, the DNA window AGCTCTGCGAAGCTAATGTAGTAGGAATTTAGTCCCTAGTGCACTAGAACCTTTTCGGGGCTTTTAACTCTACAAACAAGTGCAGGTGTAAACTGGGTAGTCATACCATATTTACTTAAAGTACCTAAAGTCGTGGTTGTTGGGCAATTGCACCAAAAACTCATACATGAGGTCAATTACTTGTTCTACATCATCTTTCGACACCGTTTCTACTGTAGTGTGCATATATTTTAGAGGTAGCGAAATTAGTGCCGATGCTACTCCTGCGTTAGAATAAGCAAAGGCGTCAGTATCGGTACCAGTACCACGCGAAGAAGCCGTTCGTTGAAAAGGAATGTCTTTTTCTTCGGCTACTTTAATCACCATATCCAATACATTGAACTGTACTGATGGAGCGTAGCTCAATACGGGTCCTTTTCCGCAACTCAAGTCACCTTCTTTTACTTTGTTGTACAGCGGCGACTGGGTGTCGTGGCAAACATCGGTTACCAAGGCAAGGTCAGGTTTTATACGGTTGGCAATCATTTGTGCCCCACGCAAACCTATTTCTTCTTGTACACTATTGGTAATATACAAACCAAACTCAGGCCGTACCCCGTTCTCGTGCAGTTTGCGTGCCACTTGAGCAATCATATAACCTCCAATACGATTATCGAGCGCGCGCCCCACATAGTATTTATTATTTAACTCGGTCAGTTCGTCTTCAAAAGTAACTACTGAGCCTACATGTACTCCTAGCTCTTCTACTTCTTCTTTGGTACTACAGCCACAATCGAGCACCAGGTTTTTTATTTCGGCTTTGGGTTCATTTTTT includes these proteins:
- a CDS encoding M42 family metallopeptidase, producing MTQQEFLEKYLNNASPTGFESSGQKIWLDYIKPYVDDYIVDTYGSVAGVINPEAKYKVVIEAHADEISWYVNYITENGYIYVIRNGGSDPVIAPSMRVNIHTKKGIVKGVFGWPAIHTRMGEKNEPKAEIKNLVLDCGCSTKEEVEELGVHVGSVVTFEDELTELNNKYYVGRALDNRIGGYMIAQVARKLHENGVRPEFGLYITNSVQEEIGLRGAQMIANRIKPDLALVTDVCHDTQSPLYNKVKEGDLSCGKGPVLSYAPSVQFNVLDMVIKVAEEKDIPFQRTASSRGTGTDTDAFAYSNAGVASALISLPLKYMHTTVETVSKDDVEQVIDLMYEFLVQLPNNHDFRYFK